Below is a genomic region from Hevea brasiliensis isolate MT/VB/25A 57/8 chromosome 3, ASM3005281v1, whole genome shotgun sequence.
tatctttgtatcttgaattcataataaattaattctaattaagtaataatttatatatatatatacacgctcAAAATACACATAAATTTAATGGTAGTAACAGCAATAGAAGGAGAGAGGAAGAAGAGGATTGAAAAGGAATATTTTCATAGAGTGAAAACATCTATGCTCCTATAAGGATTTTTCTAACCTAAACCCGATTTATTATagattcaaaatataaaatatatagaataaaattcacctattaaatatgtgaattctatatatttattttataggtCCATAATAAATTCGGTTTAGATAAAAATTTTCATGCCTAGAAATTTAGAATCTATTGAATTATATGTGGTTGTTATTaagtttcatttcaatctcatgaTATATTCGGAATCTTTAAAGCGATATGTGATATCCTCCAACATTCAGATGACGATGAGGATTGATTTATTATGAGCTTGTATCTAGCAAGCAATAGAGTTGATGTAGTACATCATCAAacctggattttttttttttagatagatCATACTTGGATTTttagattaattaaatttatatgaataAAAACGAAATAAGCATAATAACAAAAGTAAAAATggcataattttaaaatatatataaatttaaagcaTGTATTTTTCTTTTATCATGAACCCATATTGAATTGGGATTGTCATGTTGAGAATCACATGTTTGCTAATTGCTAGCATTTGTTGACATGTTTGTTAACATTTGTTAACCATGAGTTCTGGTTCAGTTTTCAAAATTatgttataaaaaattatttgcagtattagaACATTaagagtattaattaattaatttgatttagtAACTGAAAACACAATACTTACCTAATAGACTTAAGTTTAAGTATTCGCTCCTCCAATCCTTCTAttacataaaatataaagaaaatgaatttgtcTAATTCGTTGCTCATATTGTTGGGAAACTTGTAATTTTGAAGACTACTACTAAATCATTGACTAAAACTCATTGATTAGAACTCGTAAAGTTTAGTGATGAGATAAatacatattcaacttaaaataagGATATCAATTCGAAACTTCCTATATAAAATTGCAATTAATTCAAGAATTATTTATACATAAttcattataatatataaattatttatttttttatataaatttaattgtattTTGAATTCATAGCTAATTGAGtttaagaattttatttttaaaaaatatgtttAATTTTCTTGTTATAGTGTGCATTCTTTGGTTATAATTGAGTTActaaatcaaattgataaaatttaatttaataagaaTGATTTTgattctatttaatttttaattaataattttaaaaatttttaattttcaattgtcCATTTAACTACCTTCAATTTTGTaatcaaattaatcaaaataattgattttatattaattatatttttattaataatatattatttataaatattatttttataattttattaataatatttaatttgtaattattattttactaataataaatatatttattatttttataaataaaaatattgaaattatttttattaataattaattaataatataaattatatattataattttttcaattaattcagttataaataataatattttttagatttgatttaattaatatatttaaaataattaaaaattcgaTTAACTTAAAATTCGGTTGGGTACGAATTCCAAGAGGCTCAACAAAAGGACAGCGCGAAAGGGCGAAAAGGTCGAAATAGACCGGCAGGAAACTTAGGAACGCATGCTAAAGACAACGTCAATgttcataaaataataattaaaaaaaaaaactttgggtTTTGCTGGCCAACGGTTACCTTTTCAATTTAAATGCAATAAATACGACTTGAACATAATAGTAATATTGAGGGATAACGACCGATAGAGTATTCGTGAAaattattctattaaaatttaaatttaattaatatttttaaaatttaaatttatcttaaattttattaaaatttattattaattatcttAATATATTTCCAACCCGATTGTTATTATTCGAAAAATAtctgaatttatttaattttatatatttaattaataatttatataaaaaattatttttattaataatttatattttaaaaatttaataattttataaaatattttaaatttattatatataaaataaaatacataaaaatttataaatattattaaaaatatatattttttatatttaattaaatatttatatacccAACATATAAAACTCGAATTCGATCCGAACTCATTCCAAATCCAATTATATACTATTTAAATCCGTCTTATTAGGGTTCGATTGGATCGGGTATTCGCAAAAATCCGACCCCTTGCCATTCTTAGTAATAtatgatttaaaaaataaaaaaaaacttaaacttctttaaatttgattaaatataagCTTTTCTTATGGgggattaaattaaagaactgcaAGGAAAGTACAATTTCATAGATttgttcaaaaattaaattttatttaataatatcatCAACACAATTTAATAGGTTATGGGAgttcttccttttttttattaatcataatttaactctttttaatatttaaattatttatcttgaatatatattaaattgatgCCAGAgagaataaatttttaatatgatCTCATGACAAAGAAAAATTATAGAGAGATTATCGGTTTGACATTACAATTAAAATTGTAGTTGAGagcaatattttttttaaatataaaagtgATAGAGTATcaaaaaataagttaaaattaaatttaataaattttaattataaaaatattaaaataataaaataaattttttataaattactttttttaaaaaacatataaaattatatatttttttttataaaaaataattttaatcctCCGATTTAAATACCAAAAAACACTTATAGATAAAATCAATTTGCTTATTCAAGGTACCAACTCCATAAATTCTCATGCGACGTGTTGGATTTTCTTTGATATATGTAAGTGTGGTGGATAAAGAGAAGACAGTTTCCAAtcataaataaatgatataaaaaaaaaatcaaagataaTTACCATATATGGATTTCATTGATCAATATGATtagttataattttttaatttatactttaataattaATCTATTTTCTCATTTCCTCCTCCACATCTTTGCTTCTTCCTTATTTTTGCTGCTTTTTATTATTAACTctgctttttttttattttttatatttttatttttttaataactcaCAAATTTAtgctatattaaaaaaaattttgagaatttatttttagatctattttattttatagaaattgagcttatttaattttcttttatctttatttacttcaTATGCAATAAGTTATTGAAAAAACAATCAAAGATATTTATATCGTCCAAATTAAACAAATGATCAATTGCTATGTGAATGGTTTAtattttttgttaaaattattaaataaaaaagtttaatatcatttatattatttttaatattcaaaagaattttaaaaaataattattaataaattttatgtcTGATATATAAAAGTGATGAGTACTTCCTGTTTATGAAtgaatttatgttttttttttttttaaaataatttaataattatatatttattgaataaataaataaaataaataaatctaaaCCCATCTTATAATTGCTTTATGCCGCCGTCAGCAAACAGTTTTCTCCTTgctagaaaacaaaagaaaaaactaCAAATTTTATCTTCCAAGAAAAATACAGACATTTTCTTCCCTGTTTGAATCGATGGAGGAAAATTGGAAAAATATTagagaaaaattattttataaataataaaattataattttatctttaaattttaaaaaaattattaaatatgagattatatttatacttataaatatttttttcttattttccttttattttagagaaaaaaaataaaaggacaAAATATTTTTACTTTTTCTCTAATATTTTCACCCTTTCTCTATTTTTTacccaattcaaataaaaaaaaataaaaaataaacttatTTTCCCACCACATTTTCTTCCCCCTCTTACTTTCCTCCCTTCCCAAACGTAGTGTTAGCTTCATCAGTCACTTTTCCATTGCTGCTAAAATTAGGCCAAATATATATTCACAATAAATGGTCCAGCATGCGTGAACTTGAGGACGATAAAAGCCTACAACCCtcttcttcaattccccattaattCGTctctctcaattatctcttttgctTTCTCTTAATTTCTTTCTCTCCCATGGAAACCATCCCAAAACCTAGCAAAGAAACCAAGGAAGACTCCATTGATGATATCGAGAATGAACTCCTATTGCCTGGCCTACCCAACCACCTTGCCCAGATCtgcctttcttttctttctcctgCCCTTCTTTTCTCCGTTTGCCACGCATGGCGGCGACTCCTTTACTCTCACTCTTTCCCTCCCTTCTTTTCCCTTTACGTCCTCGTCTCTCCACCACCAAATAGAAAAGTCGACCAAGTTGATGCAATCAATTCGATTCAGTTTTTGTCACTAGACCCCTTTTCTTCAAAATGGCAATCACTCCCTAGTCCTCCAAAAGACCCCCCACTTCATCTCCTCCATCGACATCCTTCTTTCTTGTCAAGAAACCTTTCAATCCAATCTCTAACAGTCTCAAATCATCTTGTACTTATGGCTGGCACCACTTGCCGTTTTGTCCCTGCACTTTCTATGCCATTACTCTTCCACCCAGAATCCAACTACTGGTTCTTTGGTCCTCCATTTACCATCCCACGCCGCTGGTGCGCCACCGGCTCTGTTGGTGGCACAATTTACTTAGCAAGCGGGGTTGCGTCGCACTACAGTGGAGATGTGGCTAGGTCAATGGAAAGATGGGACACCaaacaaaagaaagaaaattggagatggGAAAATGGCACCACTAAAAGATGGTAGATTCAGTAGGGAAGCGATAGAGGCAGTAGGCTGTAAAGGGAAGCTTTACATGGTTAACGTTAAAGGTAATGCAGTAAAAGATGGTTGCGTTTATAATGTTGACGCAAACTTGTGGGAGAATATGCCCAAGGGAATGCTTGCGGGATGGAATGGACCGGCAGTGCCGATGGATGAAGAGGTGATATATGTAGTGGATGAGGTGAAGGGAGCTTTGAGTGAATATGATAGTGAAAGGGATTGTTGGAAGAAGGTGATTGAGTTGCCTGAGCTTAAAATGGCAGAGCAGATAGCTGCTGGGAGAGGAAGAGTTTGCGTGGTTTGTGGCAATGGAGAAAAAATTGTGGTGGTGGATGTGATGGCTACACCAGCAAGAGTTTGGGTGGTTGAGCCGCCACCTGGACAGCAAGTAGTTTCTGTTCATATATTGCCAAGAATGAGCAAGCGTGCGTGACTAGCCTTAAACAACTCATGTATGTGATTAGCCGCTGTGTTTTGCGTATGTTATAAATTTGTCTCTTTTTTCAATTGAAAGCTTTTAAATAAAATGAGACTTTGGTTCGAAATatccaatatttttttattatacgaGATAGACActaactatttttttttcttataaataaaaaatatagcaGTGAAACGGTCTAAGAGATGAGGAATTATTAGGTGCACCCGGTACACATACACCTTCTCTCATAATCATGTGAGACTCACTTCCTATATAATAGGAAGGACTCAATTTCTATGAGAGAGTGAGCACTATTTTTTAGTGCAATtagtgaaatttaaattaaaaatagataCATTAAGAACTAAATTTTTAATCGCCAAATAAAGGTagcaaaatttaataaatttaatctgTGCCATCCAAATATATTCTAATTcatattaatttacataaaatattttaaacttaaataattcataaaattaagaatttaattaaaattcaacaAGATAATTTGTATGAATTAATATGAAATTGACATAATTAGCTTAAaatctttttaaaattatataaataaatttaaaagaaattaataatttgatataaaatgatttgtaaattgatctaaaattttgtaATAGTAATTTAAGTAGTAACCTGAAAAAATATTAATCAGATATCTAAATccactgtaaaaaaaaatatgaaaataatccataaattaatcaaatataattttcaattttttgtcTATGTTTCAGTTAATTAGGAGTACCCGTTGAATCATAATTTTAGCAGATTCAGGTTAAATAGTTCAATTCAATTCTCCTTTATTTTCTTGGTTTGTAATTACAATTCCTTTAttataataaaagaataatagctaaaaaaattctatttattgacttaaatatagatttaaattttaaaatatcaattatattgatattgttaaaattttcaaattaaaaaaaaaaattaaatagaacaAGTTATCGGTTCAATCACGGAGTCATCTGGTCATAGGTCGGGTCATAGGTGGAGGTGAATGAATGTGCAAAAGTCAAAGGCAATTAAGTGATGAAGATTTaacttatttgaaaattattgccaAAAGTTCATAACTAACCCATTAATTAATTTCCCTTAACATTCTATTAACAGTTGGAAGTTGAAGTTTTACTTATCATAATGACACATTCACTGTCGTATTTAATCAAAATCTCTCTAATATAAAGTCTATGATCCATTTATAGAGGAAGGAACTTAATGTGAAAGTTATTTGAAACCATAAATTTGTATAATTAAATCTtattcattgagaaaaataagagGTGGTAAACAGGTCAAGCATATTCATACTTGAGTTAGGTTATCTCAAATTGTAGATTAATTTGTATAATTAATTTGAGTTCAATCTACACATATTAATTTTAAATCACATCATATAAATAGCTTTACACTTTAATTTTAGATATCATTCAACATCTAATTATTACCAGTCATATTCAAATTAGGTTGGCGTCTTGAAGGGCTAGACAGAAATTACCAACCATTAAGAAGAAGTTAtagataatttatgtaaattacaATTAATTCCCAATCAATCACTAATAAGTTAAACTCACTACGTTATTAAGAGAAAAACTCAAGTTCGATCACTGGAGAATTATTTAAAGAAGTAGCTATGAATTTTAAAAAGATTAGTCTTATGTGAATTATaaaatagatattaaaaatatcttaacatacacaaaaaaaaaaaaaaaaaattgagacgaAACAAACAATATTTGAATTCTTCCTTGAATGTAAGATGCTCTTAATTGGTTAGTTTAATATGTGTGTATATGAATGAATTCTCTCTCAGTGTTTGTCATgcatatttatgaaaaattattttatacaaTCATCGTATGCGTAACaaatagattttaaattttaaccaTTGATGAAGCCTACATTCTAAAGTTTCTTCTAGGCAACTGGTGGCCTAAAAACGAGAACCATAATCGAGAAAAATGATATTTAgagaacaaaatctagaaaaaaaaaatgaaaaagataaGGTCGTCACATGAATAAGATGCAAAGCCACAGAGGGTACCTTTTGGGGTTAGAGAGGAAAAACATGAGGTTGCGAAAGCAACAAGAAAAAAAGCTAGCAAAGGCCAAGATATCTTCGTCCTCCTCGTGTGATAAATGCTATAAAGAGACTTCACCACCTTTCTTTTTCTCACTTCTGATTCTTTTGAATCATCATTCAATGCACTTCGCATACCTTTTACCCTTTCCTCCTCGTAtgatttatatatatgtatatatacacatgCGTGCATaaagagattttttttatttaaatttgatttattataaactcatgaatcaacttattaaatacataaatcATATCTCTTTATATCTTGAATTCATAATAAATTGACTCTAATTAAGTAAAAATTTTTCTATATCTATACACGCTCAAAATATGCACAAATGTAATAGTAGTAATAGCAGTAAAAGGAGAGGAGAAGAAGAGGATTGAAAAGGAATATTTTCATAGAGTGAAAATATCTCTGCTCCTAGAAGAATTTTTCTAACCTAAATCCGGTTTACTATggattcaaaatataaaatatataagatgaaatttatctattaaatatatgaatctcatatatttattttatgagTCCATAATAAAATTGATTTAGATAAGAATTTCTTTACTCAAAAATTTAGAATCTATTGAATTATATGTGGTTGTTATTAAGTTTCATTTCAATCTTATGATATATTCGGAATCTTTAAAGTGACATGTGATATCCTCCAACATTCAGATGACGATGAGGATTGATTTATTATGAGCTTTTATCTAGCAAGCAATAGAGTTGATGTAGTACATCATCATACctggattttttttttagataGATCATACTTGGATTTTTAGATTAACTAaatttatatgaaaaaaaaacGAATAAGCATAATAACAAAAGTAAAAAtggcataattttaaaaatatataaatttatatgagAATCACATGTTTGCTAATTGCTAGCATTTATTGACATGTTTGTTAACATTTGTTATTCAAGAGTTCTGGACTTTTTAGTGTTGTGAATGGATCAGGCCTTGGGCTGAGCCCTTC
It encodes:
- the LOC110647395 gene encoding LOW QUALITY PROTEIN: F-box/kelch-repeat protein SKIP25 (The sequence of the model RefSeq protein was modified relative to this genomic sequence to represent the inferred CDS: inserted 2 bases in 1 codon): METIPKPSKETKEDSIDDIENELLLPGLPNHLAQICLSFLSPALLFSVCHAWRRLLYSHSFPPFFSLYVLVSPPPNRKVDQVDAINSIQFLSLDPFSSKWQSLPSPPKDPPLHLLHRHPSFLSRNLSIQSLTVSNHLVLMAGTTCRFVPALSMPLLFHPESNYWFFGPPFTIPRRWCATGSVGGTIYLASGVASHYSGDVARSMERWDTKQXRKKIGDGKMAPLKDGRFSREAIEAVGCKGKLYMVNVKGNAVKDGCVYNVDANLWENMPKGMLAGWNGPAVPMDEEVIYVVDEVKGALSEYDSERDCWKKVIELPELKMAEQIAAGRGRVCVVCGNGEKIVVVDVMATPARVWVVEPPPGQQVVSVHILPRMSKRA